Below is a genomic region from Xiphophorus couchianus chromosome 9, X_couchianus-1.0, whole genome shotgun sequence.
tttctctctttctacaaaaaactggatgataaaagtatTCAGATTGGTTTATTGGTCTCATAATTGTCCTTTTTGGattgataattttgtttatagagacttcataattaattttatttactgttttgtttatttattttggatattttagatGTCTTTCTGTTACCATTACCAttgtattacttgaaaatgatcaatatcgtttatcgcaatcaCTTCTGTGACAATTTATCGTTCAGCAAAACTTGTTATCATGACAAATTTCCCGTTTTAGCAAGACTTTAAAAAGAATACAGAAAATCATTCCATGACACTGGGCTAGATTGGCTGAAACTGGACAGAAAACATGAATGGGGAGAAAAATGAACCCCACAACAAACCAAACTCCTTTCACACCGCTTTTGAATTTCACACAAGCAAACTTTTATCTCTTTGTCCGCCGCAGCATGGTCATGTTACATGTGGGGGCTGAGCAAGCAAAAAATGAGCCTATTTCAGATGCCAGATAATAAACACAGCGATCAGATGGAGGAGAATCATCTCTGGGACAACAAGtatcccctcctcctcctcctgctcctcctcatcTAAGAGAGGGGGGATGCTGCTGGTTGCCTCTCTGGTTTCACACATCGAGATGGGCCAACACCCCAAAAATATACACCACAAATAATAATACACTCTGAACAAATACTAACATTACGCAACAGCACTTCCAATTGAGACTGAGAGTCCATCATGACTTCCTCACTGGAAGTCATGATTTAACTGTACAGAACATAAAATTGTGTGTTAAAACAACCCATTGCTGTTTTTGACATACGTTCAGTCATGTGACGCTGAAGTGAAGACAAagagacgaagaagaagaagaagaagaagaaggagctTAATTGGGGTTAATTTTAAAAGAAGCCTGAGGAGGATGGGTGTGACACAAAAACACCgtaaaaaatacaacttaacttctctcacacacatatgAACGATAGCACTCAGCAACGCGGGTGTAATTTAAGTCAACTAGCCACCGAACAGTGGAGGCAGAGCCTCCCCGCTTCCGGCCCGGTGCTCCGGACCCCGTGCGCGAGGACCGGGCTGCCTATTGTTCCGCGCCGCTGTCACAGCCGTTAAGGTGGATTAGCTTTAGCGTTAGCATCGCCGGCTAACAGCGCTGCCTTCCACACAAAGCTGGTCCTGAACCGCGGCACCTTTCTTCCACTCGACGTCCcgaaagaaaaaattaaaataaaataaattaaaaactccCGGCCGGAGTCTCACACGAGAACAGCCGAGCCGGGAAACAGCTGCCTAAAGAGTTGAAAACTCACCCAGAGCTCCGTTCCCCAACTCATGGCGGACACCTCCGTGTGACTTCTCCCGGTTTGGACGCACTTTTCCCCCCGCCTTGGTTCTCCCAAACTGCCGCTGGGACTCCCGTCCTCCtcctgactgactgactgactctCCTCCTCCCACTGAACCAGCAGGGCCGCCCTACAGCGTCCCAGGACCATAAGCCAAATAAAACTTAATAATTctagtacattttaaaatatatgtattgtCTGTGATGCTAAAAAGTGCaaatcagttcagttttataaacggtaaagtacaaaaacaaatgtataaaaacaattacataaaCTTGCTTAGTAAGAATTAtttgatcttatttttttttttatgatttatttcaaattttacaATTACATAAACATGCTTATTGAGAATCAATTAATGTTAgttttttaagtatttgttttcagtatataagtattttaaaattttcactCAAAAATTACAAATCAGACAGAGAGGAAACAGTAATTagcataacaaacacaaagcactaaatgacaaaactaaacgcaaaaataagcaaaacaaaacaaaccccaGCAAATTTCTCCATTCTTAAGtacatggattaaaaaaaactgaaaatgaaataaaaatgagctaaattaaacaaataaagaataaaatttttttgttttttgttgttgtttttactgttgttGGAGCTTacagtattttctttaaaaaacatttacaagttgaaaaatgtgatttatttattcagcagagtcacaaaacaaaaaaagttttaacttaGTGGtttaaattagttgtttttgtgtagacagctttcaacaaaaaaattgaaagttatcaacttttttgataaaaaatgtttatcaaaaaaCTTTTTGATAAACCTGTAGCAAGTTTAGGCTCTAAtttcacttgtttgtttttaatatttcagcttttatcATTATAATCTCAGAACTGACAGAGTTATTGTAACAACTGCAATCTTTTTCAGTCTTTTAGTTGTTGTTCATTATTTAGAAATGATGCTATGCTTAATCTataggaattttaaaaaaatacaaactcttttttaataaaacctgtGAGTTGGGCACCAAATCTCTTGCCCAGAGCACCACAATTTATTAAATCCGGCCCTGTTATGTTACTGTATTATTGTTACTTACTTTGGATTTCctgaaatgcagttttttccTTTATATTTCGCATTTTTTGTGAAACTGGAGCATATAATTTGCTACAAGACATTATTCATATAATCAAATCAGTATATGAAGCCCTATGgtcagattatttaaaaataatgctcTGGTTCCCTCTAGTGGCCACTTTGTATAATTACAGCTGAAATGCTGCGACTGAGGTTTGTTGTCAAATGAAAGGATTTTATATTATAAAGAAAGACAAACTATTGTAACACTGAAAGAGCTATGAAAAATTCCAACAATTTCTGTACATAATAACATACTGTTGTGTTATCTATTTTTCTGGATTATGGAGTAatgttgcaagaaaaaaatactgacgTACAGACAGATTACTGCcaaagttttgggttttttttacttgtaaaacagatgtatttatttttcagttgaattatACTGgatatgtgttttaaaaaggtaaatCATGACCAAGTTTAACTTATGTAAAGAAGAATATCCAacattctaattattttttgagcagACCAGggaagtttttctctttctaaatttcatttatttaaagtttgttagTGGTTTGATGATTTAAATTGATTATTACAGTTAGTTCTTGGGtttaaaactgctaaaattCTATTTCACCACAAATGTATCAGTTATAAGGAATTATATTTGTTGAATCATCTTCACGTTTTGCTTGTTAATTTGGagctaaaatgaaattaaaatgatcattaaatttatcattttaattagtgaattatttgcttttagcagatttatactgtaatatcACCCAGCCAATTAGTTTCTTGTAATTTAGTGAAATTACAAGAAATTGaggtttaaataaaacttccattaaaggttttatttaataaaaaattaataaaggttttattttatttaataaaacctttattgaaatagaggttttattttatttaataaaacctttaatgGAGTTTCgaagactttaaaataaaaatatttgcgTTGTGCCGCTTGTAATTGCAGCTGTTCCGATAGGGGGCAGTGGAGTGCGTCCAGGAATCACCGCTGTCAACAAAGAGAGAAGAAGCGTTTCCTGGCTGCTAGTGGTTATAGTTCAGATCAATGGATCTTGGCGTCAGAATTAGTTTATTAAAGCTGTAATTAGCTGCGTTGCAGCGGAAACCTGTGAAACATGCAGCGTTGCATCTTAAGGTAACGAGAGGAGTCATTATTTGTTTGTAGTGTCTTTAATTTAACATCCGCAGCGAGTTCAGACGACCTTTGGCacactttaacattttcagagaTTAGAGTCAAGGCTGTGTTTATCTCTAATTTTTAATGTCAGGGTGATTTAATGTAGCGTTAGTCTCTTAGGTTTTGTGTGTATATTGCTTccaaaaagtattcacacccgcGGAACTTTTTCAGCGTTTTCTCCTCATGCAAACACAAATTATCgatagttttaaattatttattacgACAGTCAAACATAAAGTAGCACATGactgtgaaatggaaaaaaaattatagttttattattttgtaaccaggttgctatgacttctgcccaggtccctctttaAAATGAGATCCAGATCTCAATGGGTTtacctggtaaaataaaggaaactttaaaaaaaaaaaaaaaaaaaagtaaaattatttacttttcacaaatttatttattttttattcaaatttttattatgGAACGACAGGGAGGACGTGTATCTCCTCCATTTACAAAAGGTGGTACAGACATTTACTAGCATCCATTCAGTTTAACATATTGGTCCGTACAACATACCCCTTCCTGTGTTTATCCTACCTCCGGGTATTTagtgttccattttttttttccttcttccgcCCCAGACCCTCTCAGAGGAACTGGGAGGAAAAAGAATGAACAAACTGGTACCACGTCATAAAAACTTTCCTGAACTGTAAAACAGTATACATTGAACAGATTAGCTAAAGAACAGTAGGTGTCAccttattttcattgttttcgGATCTGGAGTCCATGAAAGCTTGCCATGGGGTCCAGGATCTTTCAAATCTGTCCTGCTCCAGTTTCAGAGCAAATGTCAGTTCCTCCATCTTGCGAATGTCTTGGATGATGTTTATCCAGTCTTGTAGTGTGGGTGTTTTATCCGTCAACCATTTTCGAGTGATTGCTTTTTTGCTGGCAGTAAGCATTATATAGAACAtgtatgtttttactttttacaaatttaaagtgttttagaTACCCCAGTGCAACCAACTACATGCAGAGGctaacatattaaaaaaaaactgtattgatcccaaagggaaattaaatgttgttacaactcatacaattttttttcaaagaaatgctGATGGATGTCGGGGAGGAAGgttctcctgtagcagtctgtattacagcgactgtgaaaaagcctctgactgaagacactctgttgtCATAAAGCAGACTCATGAAGAGGATATTAGaataatacaaattatttaataaaaatgttatcgtctaaaatgcaacaacagcattcatttagtgaatgcttgatcatttgttgAATTTGATGcatttacagctaaaaaaaatacttgtaacATGTAAAAATCTCAGCCCTTCTGACTTATCAATACAGTAACTGACTTACTTTTTGGTTTACATAATAATTGATTGCAAAAGGTGTCTAagatgagtttttttatttattaaactatCACTTGAGGAGTTCAGgtagaacatttttacagacaagttttttttcatcttaaatgaaaaatgtagatatttctgtacagttttatcttaattactgttctgaatgtgttgttctttcagcaaatggcctttttttttgagttaacgattaatcaattagttgacgattatgtCAATAATCCATTAATCCAATGAATCATTTCAGCTCTAAAACCTTGCATTGATTTTTGAGATATTTGGTCCGTATTAGTGTGTTTGCTCTCGTTTTGTGTTTCCCAGGTTTGCTGAGCAGCGCCGGCAGTTCTCGGTTCGCTCTGCGGCGGCGAAGCGGAAAGCTCTGCGCAGTTCCTTCCCGGTGCTGGAGCTCCCCCTGCTGCCCATCCAGCGCCACGTCTACGAGGCAAACCTGAGAAACAGCCGCGCCTGCCAAAACAAGTAGGTTCAATTTACACATCACAGTGCatgaaaaatgctaaattcctcatttatttacaggaattACAGAACTTCTGCAGCAGTACAAACATTTGTTAAGTCAAACAGTTGCATCACCTTCTGTTCACTTCATGGAGATTAGGCTGGACAGTTGTGGAATCAAAACCAATGAGTGTCTGCAGTTACCATTTGACTGAAGGGTGGAAACAGGATGATCTGAAACAAAGTAACATTCACTACCACCTGATAATCTGGTACATTCAGTTCAATTGAGGATGAAAATCACAgagcaacttttagatgcatccttaCTCCAACAGACCGGGATCAGCTCTGAACAAGCCTGGTAACGAGCCATTTATTTGATTcagtgtgttggagcagggacgcatctgaaagttgcaggatggaCTGGACATGAGAAACCCTGCACTAGACTAgcttgcttgttgttttttgtatttacccagaataccttGCACTGTTCACCATCTGCTGAACCAAGATCTATGTTTATAGATGgaccagttttgttttctgatccAAATCAGAGTCAGTGCTCATGGActcctccccaaacaaaccagactttctaacaggttataatagttttgggtttttctttatGGTTCAGTTTTATTTCGTTGTGACCTTTTggtttgtctaattcagttagttttaattagagTGTTTGtcaaatattgtttagtttttattgtagtagtagttttagttttttcttactttggttcatttttaggtACAGAATTAAATTGATTGAGtaataaatattcaacagaagacaattttttattcaattattgttgaacaaccaactgactgtggtgataaaacattttctagagtAAGCGCCGTAATTTGCCGACAGCTGATGGAAACCGTTTGTGTGGGGCAAAAATATCAATTTCACATAATCACAGTTTTACccattaattattgtttttatttacgaaaatgttttctgaatgtcagttttcattattttgttatttagttAACTATAATAACCTTGATTTTGCAGGACTGAAGTTTGTTTAaatctctgttttcctctgttaGGTACACGGAGTTACAGGAGAAGGTGAGGCGAGGCGGAGGGGAAAACGCTGtaatcagacacacacagagaaacaggaagctgctggtCAGGGACCGCCTCCGCTTCCTGTTGGACGATGACGACTTCCTGGAGCTTTCCCCGTTTGCTGGGATGGGCCTGCCGTACGGCGACATCCCTTCAGCCGGCTGCCTGACTGGTCAGAAACCCCTAGCTGTGTCTTTGGTACTTTAACCTGAATATCCAGCTCAGTCTGACTggagctgcgtttccattcacaataaaattttacattttgacgTCGCTTACAACACATAATGCAGTTAGGAATGTAGAGACATTACCAATCCTGACCAGAGGTGGTGCTAGACGAAAGACGAGACAATGAAGAAGAGTCAGCGTGTTGGTGAACTGCAAAGCAGTGGCTGCGGTTAAATAAAACCTGACGACATTTATTGCGTTTTACAATACGAAGGTAAATCTGCTTAATGGAAACTGCGATTTCGAATAAAACTTCTCTTTCTAGATCAAAAGTTTTGGCCTtaggatgaggtgattttttcTTGgtggtatttttttgttttataaaatttgtGTGTTCAATAGACTTTACAGCAAACGTAGTCTTGAAAACAATACAGTCTTGCATTCTTTGAAACAAACACCCAAAAATTATACTAAAGTGAAAGTAGCTCTACTGgcacaaaccatgaagaagacgacaacaggaagtagttagaGGATGATAGGcgacatgtttttgtttttatttttaaaaaagatttatcatgtgattttcattgtttcttatttaatgcaGGAATATTGACCaagttttgtgtacatttgtaatggaaacgcagctattgtTTCTCTCAACCACTTCCAGCTGAATgaccatgtgtgtgtgtgtgtgtgtgcaggcgttGGCAGGATCAACGGCCTGTGGTGTGTGTTCATTGCCAACGACGCCACAGTGAAAGGCGGCACAGCGTATCCAATCACGGTGAAGAAGCAGCTGAGAGCTCAGGAGGTGGTCATTCAGAACCGGCTGCCTTGTGTCTACCTGgtggactctggaggagctttcCTACCTTTACAGGTTCATTTGATCACATTCAGGTGGATCACACCAACCGTCATGTTTCTCCTAACACCTTTCTGTATCTAATAAATATCCAGTCAGAGATTTTTCCTGATAAGAACCAGGGAGGAAGGACTTTCTATAACGAAGCCATCATGTCTGCCATGAAGATCccacaggtaaaaaaaaatatgaatgaacCGATCCACCTTTAACTCCGacaccgatatctgaggtttcgTATCAGCCGATACAGAAAAATAGCTGAATTCAGCTGGATGCATTTCTGGGTTTAAACAGATGAGAAAGTAGGTATTTTATCATTTGAGGGATTATTTTTACgaaatagttttttattgacCAGTGACATTTAGGTTCTTAATCTCAACATCAGTGAGTTTCAGGCATCAgacaagcatttttaaaacttaacaaGAAGAGTTAGTGTTTATTTtccatcaaaaatatacatttaaattcaTGGTGGCCTTAAAGCTGCCTTGAGTAtagttttaagtattttaagtGACAAtatttgaagttattttgattttagatTGTAGTATTTCTTTCAGAGTTGAACGTCCATCCAAAAGGACATCAGGAGGTGGAATATATAAGACACTGCTTAATTACTTAGTGTTACTGTgcaaggtaaaaagaaaaaatatctaatcATTTACTTCAATGTTTATGAGTGTAAAAAGACTTTTGTGaaatttttggtaaaaaaaacaataattactttatttcaaTGCTGAAGGGGAATTCAAATTAGttggataaaacatttttgtgttggtAAAATTCAGAACTAAAGGGGTtacaatttttctatttttaaaacacagacataaatgtactgaattacaaattaatttgataactctgaacttaaatacaccaatagcttcattagcttggtcaaacatgtaaaaacaaaacaaaacaactgtaatttgttcagtcagtataacagccaatgtaaaataaatgaagctcaaagtgcttcacattataaagtattttaggGCTTTTTGTGCATCTTTTTGGTCAATTTAAATGCCGTTATGGGTCTGGAAGGTGGCGCTGGTGTGTGGGTCTTGCACTGCGGGTGGAGCTTACATCCCCACCATGGCAGAGGAGGCGGTGATGGTGCACCGGATAGGAACCATCTTCCTGGGAGGCCCGCCGCTCGTCAAAGCCGCTACAGGAGAGGAGGTGACCCCGGAGGAGCTGGGAGGGGCCCGACTACACGCCGAGTAAGAACAAAGAAGAcgacttcctgtcgtcttcttcagcatatctgccagtagtaacatccgatTGTAGATCTCAAGGCAAACAAAGAGTTTCCAtcgcagttttgtgaaatacatccATTTCCATACGACTCATCTTAGCACAAAAACGTTTGATCAAAAAACGTGaatttttctctaaattggcaaatttctattaagcaaattaatggaaacacagctacttttttgcatcacataTGATCAACAGCCGTATGTTACTACTGCCGGAAACgcagaagaagatgacaggaagtggtaggaggatgattgTCTATTTATTTGGATAATGTGCAGCTTTCAGCATCGCACAGTTCATAAAAGGTTGTGgcagctcttctgtaaaatcaccaaaatgttgcaaatgtaTCCGCGCCAACGGCTGAATAAACCGCAGACGTCTCATCGGacggctgaattatgaatatatttcatcTATTTACATTCCTCACAGCCATGATTTTCAACGACTTATTACGTGAAGAAgcttaatttaaattaaattttaatttaatttcttatgtaatggaaacaccacaattgcaaaactgtgttgttgttttttttgtagaatattgacaaagacatttgtaatagaaacgcAGCTACAGAACTGATTGAGGCTATCTCTGATTGCTGCTTCGTTTTAGGGTGAGTGGGTGTGTGGACCACTTTGCGTGGGAAGAGAAGGAGGCATTTGATCACACGAGAAACATCATCTCCACCCTGAACTTCCACCtgcctgaggaagaggaggaggacacgGCGAAGAGGAAAGCAGCAGAGGAGCCGCTGCACAGTTCAGAGGAGCTTCTGGGGTTCGCTCCTCGGAGCTACAGCCACACTCTGGATGTGAAGATGGTAACGACTACTTCTAGATTACTGATTGATCTTATTGATTAACTGATAAGctgccattttcttaaaaacctgagttttctcttgtatcaaGAGGATTGACTGTCTTTCCATAACATAAAGGACTGTGTTTTTAGTAATATGccgaattaaaaaaaatctgttgtattaaatattgactgaataaacacaaacatttggatttctcacatttttaaacttaCCCTAAACTTgcacttttataaaataaagaggTTAATAAAATACCCAAAAAGTAAGAGTACcactcaacatatttttactctagtaaaagtaaaatgtagttGTCCAATTAATTACCCAAGTAAGAGTAAAAGAGTATTTGGTGAAAAGGCTACTTGAGTAACTATCtgatcaaaaaaataattatatttaaaaagtacatcaTTAGATGGACAAACATCTAGATCTATAGTATGTGGAAATGtaggtattttaaagaccataaatcagtttctttcaatataaaactaacAAGAACTGTAGGCGTGTATCtgataaaatgcaataaaacaggGATTAAGTtgctgaacagaaaaataaatgatgaagaGAATACAATATGTTTAACACTTACTCCTCCGCCATGAACAGAGATGTTCATACAGAAATACAGTTTGCTCTTCTTGACGGATTGCTAAAACTTTGCTCCATGAAGTTCTTTAAATTCACGACAGCTCTCAAAAATCCACGTTTCTTACTAAATTTCATTAAGGTGAAACTTCGGGAATTtgtcgagtgtttatattttaaaacagaaccgcataaagtCCATTTTGCATCCCACATCGGATTCCGTTTGGACCGTTTCTCTGTACCGATCTGGTGAAGCGCCGCCATCTTGTGTCAACGGCTTCGTCTAAGtatgaccagcggcgccctctgttGGATGGCGGGCAAATTACAACACTTAAAGCAAGCTCAAAGGGCCGTTAGTAGTGAATCGATAATCAATTGGAGCTAATTTcaatctaataaaccattaatacactaaaacattaaatagttttttaatgcAGCCTGAGCTTCTTCAGAGCGGTCCTGATCTGACCAAGTTGCGTTTTTGTTTCCCGCTCAGATTGTGAGTCGACTGACAGACGGGAGCCGCTTCCAGGAGTTCAAAGGTCGATACGGAACCACACTCGTAACTGGTTTTGCAAAGATTCAtgggtaaaaaaacaaccactaCTATATTCATATGTAATACATTGCTATAACAAAAATTCTTActgagtatttttggtctagtttctaattgaaatatcttagtacacttgaaataagacaaaactaacagttaaagcaataaaaaaaaagtgattgagt
It encodes:
- the LOC114150553 gene encoding methylcrotonoyl-CoA carboxylase beta chain, mitochondrial, with the translated sequence MQRCILRFAEQRRQFSVRSAAAKRKALRSSFPVLELPLLPIQRHVYEANLRNSRACQNKYTELQEKVRRGGGENAVIRHTQRNRKLLVRDRLRFLLDDDDFLELSPFAGMGLPYGDIPSAGCLTGVGRINGLWCVFIANDATVKGGTAYPITVKKQLRAQEVVIQNRLPCVYLVDSGGAFLPLQSEIFPDKNQGGRTFYNEAIMSAMKIPQVALVCGSCTAGGAYIPTMAEEAVMVHRIGTIFLGGPPLVKAATGEEVTPEELGGARLHAEVSGCVDHFAWEEKEAFDHTRNIISTLNFHLPEEEEEDTAKRKAAEEPLHSSEELLGFAPRSYSHTLDVKMIVSRLTDGSRFQEFKGRYGTTLVTGFAKIHGHLVGIVANNGALTYEAALKGSHFVQLCDQRDAPLLFLQNTAPAAALTLSAAQAETNSNRLKAQGSMMSAVACASVPKITVVIGGCHGGDSYAMCGRAFDPNFLFLWPNARVSLAAPGHADSLLPADTKQEEEKKLNEKLEEESSAFFSSGRMWDDGVILPQETRKVLRDALDIIKQQRHQLSTEKKQPVLLRM